One Citrus sinensis cultivar Valencia sweet orange chromosome 5, DVS_A1.0, whole genome shotgun sequence genomic window, GCTTAAGCTGGACCAGTTCAGACTTCTGCTGGTCCAAATCAAGCAACTGACAGTGCTTCTCATTCAGTTGGGAAGTAAGATCTGTAACTACATTCTTTAATTCATCTCTCAAGCTTCTCTCGCTCTGTAGCTCATCACGTAGAGATTGCAAAGTCTCTTTTGATGTGTTGCCCTCTGATGCAAGCCTAGAAGATTCCTCAGCATATTCCTGTAAAGAAACCATCAAAGCCTGGTTTTCTGAAGTAAGTTCTGCTATTTTCTGGATCATTTCAGAGTTCTGCTGGTCAAAATCTATCAACTGTTGCTGCTTCTCATTTAGTTGTGAACTAATATCTATGGCTCTACTCTTTAATTCATCACTCAAGCTTCTCTCACCATGCAGCTCATCATGTACAGATTGCAAACTATTCCTGACTGAGTCGAGTTCCACTGCAAGCTTAGCGGCTTCTTCAGATTTGTTCTGTAAAGATACCATTAAATCTTGGTTTTCCTTTGTCAGTACTGCTGTTTTCTGGATCAGTTCAGACTTCTGCTGGTCAAAATCTAGCAGCTGGGAGTGCTTAGCACTTAATTGGGAAGTAATATCAGAGACCGCACTCTTTAAGTCATCTCTCAAGCTTCTCTCAACAAGCAGTTCATCATGAAGAGATTGAAAACTTTGTTTAAATGAGTCGACCTCCAATGCAAGCTTAACAGATTCCTCAGATTTATCCTGTAAAGCCACCATCAAAGCCCGGTTTTCCTCAATAAGTTCTGATATTGTCTGCTTGCTTCGATCAAATTCCTCGGTTACAACCTGTAATGCCAAGATTTCTTGAGCAAGGTCTCTGTTCTTAGAACTAAGTTGCTGCAGCTCAACTTCCAGATAATCAAGATCAGAAAATAGGTCTGTGTGCCGTTGTGCATTGTTCTCTTCAACTTCTGAACTAACCTTGAGTTTGTCTGCAACAGCCTCAAATCTTAGCTGAAGCTTTTGCAACAGAGCATTAGAGACACTTTGTTTATCAATCATATTTCTTAAATCATGTTCAAACTTCTGCTTCACCAGCACAATATCTGATTCTGATTTGCTAAAAGACATTTGAGCCCTATCTTTTTCATCTATTAGAGCTTTCTTCTCTTGCATGAGTTGTCGAATCTTCTGACATGCATTGCGCTGGAGCACTTCTAACCGCATTATAACACTGGTTAAGTCCTTGGACTCCAAATTCTGATCAGCAGACTTATTATGGAGACACAATTCACTAAAACTTTCTCCATAAGATGACAACATGTCGTGCATCTTGTTTTGCAAATTGTTGATGGTCCTCTGCAAGTTTTTGTTCACAGAAGCCAACTCATCAAAATCAGTTTTAACAGTTTCTAACTCTTTCTGCAACAAGGAAGTCTCACGTCGAAGATTGCCATTTTCCAGGGATTCCTTCTCCAGTAAATTTGCCAACTCTGTCTTCTCTGCAGCAATGGCCTCATATTTACTCTGAAAGCTTTTGAAGTCCATCATCAAGGATTCCCATTCACTTAGCTTCTGTGTAAGATGACGATTTTCACAGGTGACATCTTGTAAATTAGATTCTAAAATTTGGTTTTGCAGAGCCATGTCATTGCATTTGGCAATGCAACTGGCCTTATACTCATTTAGGAAGTGAATATCATTCATAGCTGTCTGCAGCCTTTGCATCAATAATTCATTGGATTCAGTTGAAAGCTCTAGTTGGTGTGAAAGTTCATCCATCTTCTCTTTCATCAGTCTAATCTCACCACTTGCTTCAAGCAAAGTCTTCTGTAGAGTCTTTGAGAACACATCCAAGTATATATTCACAGAAAGCAATTCACAAGCTTCTTCTTCTACCTTTCGGTAAAGCCCTTCCTGCAAGTAGAGCGACCTTTTCAAATCCTCTATAAGAATATCTCCACCCAAGTGTTGTTTCTTTACCCCGATATACTGATCCTGGCACTCCAAGTGTCTGTTTGCATGGGATTCTTCCGGATTCAATTTCCGGTTTTGCACCATATCTTGGTATTCTTGACAGCTCGGTTGTGGTGAATCTACGAAAGCTTGCTTGATGAGATTCTCGTTAGTCTGATACATGGATAAAACTTGGGAAGATAGCAGTTCAAGGTCCTTCTGTAACTGGTTCACAGCAATGGAGTAATTCAAGCGTGCTCTCTTAAGTGCTGCTTCTGCACTAACTGCCCTTCTTTCCAGCTCCTTGTTGAGCGACTCCAAGACACGTCTTTCTTCAGAAAATCTTAGTACTTGCTCATCTACGTCTAGGCGCATTGCTTCTATTTCAGCCTTAGCAGATGAAACTGTATACAGACAACTAGAATGCTCATTTCTGAGATTCTGCAATTCTCCCAGCATATGTCTCTGGTTTTCCTCAAGCTCCTGAATGAGAGCTTCATAATAGCACTCCATCTGGTCCATTTTCTTTGCTAGGCTTTCTCTTTCAGCCTTTGACTCATCCAACTCTCTCAGAAGTTCAAAGATTTTTCCTCCCACTGAATCAGCGGGATTTACAGAACTATGTTCGTGAGATGCCAGAGCAGGTATGCCAACACACTGAAGCATATCTAAATCCGGTTGATACAATTCTGTTTCAAGCCCAGTCCCCGATAAATATTGCTCATATTTATTCAAACTTATTTCTCCAATTTCATTCACCTTTGATCGGTCACATGTGACTAAGTTGGGAGTAGACATGGTTATTTCAGTTCCTTGTTTAACAGCTTCCCAACTGGTAAATGGATGGCATGATCTCAATTTTATTAGCCTTTCCAGATCGCTTTTTAAATGTGAACACTCTGATTTCAGTGCAGAAACCTCTTCTGCCAGCTGTTCTCCGGATGCAATCTCAGCAGCAAGTTTCTGGGCAAAATTTTGAGCTTCCATACCTATTTCATCAGCGTGACTTTGCAAGGAGCTTACTTCAAGCTTCAGCTCATGAATAGATGACTCGGCCATTTCCAAACAGCCTCTGAGTCTATTATTCTCTTCATGAGCAATTGCCAAGTCATTGTCTGCAGAGTAGTCTAAACCCCAGCCCGGTACCCAATCATTGGTTCCCTGTGCTGAAAACCGCTGATCAGAAGGGTCTCCTTTCTCTTGTTGAAGACTTTGGTTATGTCCAGCCAAATCACCAGAAACTATACTCTTAAGGCTGTCAATTTCATGTGTGCTCGATGCATCATGTTTCTCTGCATACAAACTTTCTGACGTATTAGAAGAGCTATCAAATCCAACAGCAGATTCTGTGTAATCTTCATTCAGCCCCGCCTCTTCTTCAAGTGAGGGGAGCTCCTTGGATTTATCTTTGAATCTAACTCTTGCATTGACCTATGCttcaggaaaataaaaatagagggaaaaaaattatcactttaGAGAAATGGCATATTTTGGTCCTAGACATCAAAATTGTTAGTTATCTAAAAACCAAACTACTAAATCTCAGGCAACAGCCAAAGATAGCAGGATGAACATTTGACATGTAGAGATACGTATTTTTAGACAGAAGAACAGATATAATGGAAAGAGACAATTTATGGGGAAGAAATGAACATTAGACAcagtttcatttattttatatttagcaGCCTGTGGCTTGAAAAGATTTTACACATAAACCACTGTGAGCGAAagaacaattataatttaaaatacatgTACAAatatgaagaacagaaagcaCCACACCTTATCCAGCTGATTATTGATTCCGCCGCAAGATTGATCAGGACTAATTTGGTCGTTGCCTGACTGCAATCCCCTTTCTCTGAGTTCCCTCTGCTGCTCAAACTCTCTGAAAGAAAGACTAATTAGATATGAAATGGTCAACAATATCCAAACACACGAAATTCATATGTTTCTAATGAGGTACCTGAAACCCGTTTTAGAAGTTAGCAGCTGCACAGTGACctgaaattgaagagagaggggaaaaaaaaagtaaatataaaaaaggatGGGACAATGTATGCCTGTAATGCTAACAACAGAAGCACAGAGGAATAAGCTATGGCGTTACAAGAAGCTACTCAAGTACCACTGGCTTTTTATTCATATAGCAAGTATCCAGCAATGAATCACTAAAGTAACTTGCCAAAGATTATATTATGTCAGAGAAGAATTCTCACATGTAATATTGTTCCAGAATCACCACCATGAAGAGGCAGCGAAACAGTTGAAGGCTTTGATGCATCGGCATAGTCAGCAAGATTAATAGTAGCCTCACCAAGAATGCTAGACCGAGAAGAGCCCTGGCGATAATATACGGGTCAAAGACAGTTAATCTCACTTCTAACAATATGACAGTAGAAACAATCTCTAActgagaatgaaaatgatgcgCAAAAACTGTCCACGGATAACAGAAAGTTCAGGTTTTACACTGCGCTACAGATaactatttaaaattaagaactTAAGTGAAAGAATCAAGATGACTACCATTGCCACAACAAACTTATAGAGCTTTTCGTCATATTGTTTAGTTTTAATGTCCTGGAGAAGTCTTGTAGTCTCATAGATTGGATCTGCCCATTTGCATGTCCCATTTCTCACATTTGCTTTGGTGGTTTTTCCAATTGCTTTTCCTGAATCGGCAGGAATGAAGGATATAAAGAGTTTATCCCATCCAGTTTGTTGAATCTGATTGATAACAAAAGAAACAGCACATAAATTTGTTGCACAAATCATAATAACTGAATGCCAAGATAAAATGTTATCAATATATGTATGAGCCAGCATTTGGAAGCaacaaaaaaagatgaaacagAAACTACTTTTCAATGCATTGTGCGAGATTAGATTAGCATCCTTGAACATTTGAACAGAGGAACTAAACTAAGATTTAATGTATAAATCACTTTGTATAACACAATCTTTGCTTTTATCAGTTGTGCAAAAAATAGTAGACATATAGGGAACTTATGATGGGTCAAATTTATCAACCAACGAGGTACATtaaatcttcaaaaaaaaaaaaattagaagaattaaaaGTTTGGGAATATAGAAACCATCAACACCTTAATCTCATTAGTAAcacaatttcaaattataaatggcAAAAGCTTACATGTGTGGCATGAAATTGTAACCGGAAGACCACTTTTACTTTTGTCTTCTCAACCTTCCACCTAGCAACCCTTGACATTTCTGGAAGATTAATGTATCATTAGCTGCATAACATTAAAGTTCCACTGTCTTAGACAAAACTCATTTTCGAATTAATGGGAACAGGATCATATCATTTCTCTGATTAATAGAACAAAGATCAAACAAATGGACATCCCTGTACATTCTTTGGAGAATTCTACTAATACTAATCACATTATGCACAAATAGAATAACATAATTATGCAAAATTAGCACAAATTTTCAACTTAATGAAATAACAAATTGACCCAAATTGTAAAACTTAAAATGCATATTCGTCATACTCGGATCTCAGGGTAGACCACAACGGACCTGATTGAATCTgtcataaaaatttgaatcttATAAACTAAGGAAAATTCAACTAATTAGTCAAATCAATTTGACTTGTAATTTTTCACagaaacaaatacaagatcCAAAACTTTTCTTCCCTCCTATTTCTCAGTAAACAAACAGAGAGTAATGtgggaaggaaaaaaaatgaattgaaaaaaacCAAATTTTGGGACAAAATCAAGCTAATGAAAGCACGTACCTTAAAACTCGTAAAGAACTTGAAATGCCCACTTGAAAACTCTTCGATCCAAATCCTCAACAACAAAATGATGCAGTGAAATTCACAGTTTCACCACAAAAAACGACAAAGCAGAACAGAAAACAATGCACTCTCTTCACACTGTAAAATCTTAAAAGACTGACAAGGAAgggagagagaaaagagagagcaAGAGAATGAGTAAAGCAGAATCCAAAATCAAGTGTCTAGCCAAatgtagaaaagaaaaaaaaagaagcaaaaaaacaaagcgatttttatgttttcttcagttaagaaagtgaaaaataaataaatgaataactaAGCGTTTCAGTATATTCAACAAAACGCCAAAATCCCGCTAAGAAAAATTTACCAGATTTGACTAAAATGTCACCGTATTTGCAAAAACGTCAAAACCAGAATAGAACAAGAAAACGCAGTAAATAAATCGGTAGTAAGATCttgcacccaaaaaaaaaaaaaatttgaaaattaagactttaaaatgaaaaatgaagaaataaaataatgggTAGGTGAGCTACCTAGCTGTGGATCTACATGTGCTTAAGATGGAAGTAATAGCAGAGAATCTTGATTGTGAAGTGTTCTTGGGTTTGTGAATTTTCTTGTCTTTGTGTTTTTGTGTGCTGTCCGGGACTTCACTTGGAAGAAGAGAAGTGGGATTTTCGGGAGAATGAGGTGGCGTGAGGAATCaagaaaatgtaattaataattatatattattatagaaaCTACAGGTGGTGGTAGATTAAAGAGGggattattaatatttaatgactcgggaaaaaaaatagttgttaacatgaatgaatgaatgaatgaatgaggTGAGATGGAAGGAGGGAGCGAAGGTGAAATATCAGCTTTCATGATTTTAGGATTTcctttttgttgtagaaaagGGACATCCCGCCAAAGCTTGTCCCGTCATTGTTTAATTatctcaattaattaattgattaatcaaGAAAGAGTCGATGATGATGGATTAGCTCATGTGGGGCTGTTTGGATCTTTCTGAAAAAGCCTGCCTTTTTTTGTTGTGTTCTTTTTTTGACTAGAGAAGGGAGTGAGGGATTACTGCATGTTGGTTTCAGAAATGGGGTTCTTTTTCAGAGGGATTTTTGCTTTTGGGTCAATAAAATGCATCATTTAAATTGGCTCTAAAAAGGTTTTAATCTGGGGAAATATGTGGATTATATTGGATGTGGATCATTTCGAAAGAAAGATACATCTGATGCGCATGGtgatcttttatattttttattgattagtTCAATGTCAATTAAGGTAATATGCATCAATATTGACTGTAATTAGGTAATACCATCGAATTTACATCCATCCGGCCCGGCCCCGGGCCCAGGGCAGAGAAAGGATAACATGTGTGGAGAGCAATTTCACTTGTTAATCTGTCCACAAAGGGATCATCTTGACTTTAATGATCACAGATAGACATTAAAACTTTATGGTAAcatccaaaataaataaattatagttaGCGttgttgttaaatatatataatagttaTATGGTAATGAAAGAGGAATATTAGATTGGGAAAGCATCAAAGTAGAAAAGGAATGATGATGGAGAAGAGTGGACAAGAAGATGTAGCCAAGAAAATGTAACTACTAGTGCTGCGTGAGTGAGAGTGAGGTCCAACACATTCAATAATGCAGGCAATAATTAATATCCATGAATGAATAGAATTGAGAATAGGGCAAGGAAATTTTTGAAACCgtggggggggagggggggggggggagggggagGAGTCGTattcaaaaaaggaaaaatgatacaGAGACCCctaatgtttgaaaaaaagaacacaaaactcataatatttaaaaaaagacacTCAGACCCCCATttgttaacaaaaattataattttaaagtgtaattaccattataccattatagcatattaaaaaataattgttcattGTCTAATTTAttcctatattattaataaaattacgaatataacttcattatccaattttccatttaatttttgtcaaattttctcttcaactaaataaatttaatccattgttcaagaataaaaataaattaaattgatcactaatataataaaaataacaattctccatttaaacttatataatcaacaaaataaaaaaaattggttacaacaataattacaaaatcgtaattgtactaaataacatattcaataaattgacatatggagaatttttatttttattatattaataatcaatttaatttatttttattcttgagcaatagattaaatttatttagtttgaagagaaaatttgacaaaaattaaatgaaaaaattgggtaatgaagttatattcataattttattaataatataggaaTAAATTAGACaatgaacaattattttttaatatgctataagggtataatggtaattgcactttaaaaattataatttctgttAACAAATGGGGGTCTGAGtgtctttttttaaacattaaagAATTTTGTGTTCTTTTTTCAAACGTTGGGGGTCTCTGTATTCTTTATTCAAACATAGGGGGTCTAtatgtctttttttcttcaaaaaatcaaaatctgatGGAATTGGGCCTCTCAATGCCCATGGCCCCATGGGTTTGGACTTCGGTCTCACTTTCTTCTCTGCTGCctcccacaaaaaaaaaaaaacaagaggaTCACGGGCCTCACGGCTGACACTGACCCCCTTTGCTCCTCTCTCACGTGACTATACATCCCCATCACGTGCGCTTTACACGTGATGTCGTGCAGGGAACGTGTGCACTTTTACTTTATAAACCGTTCGTCGcctttatttctattttctctCCCTTTCTCACAACACATTAAAAGACTTAGACGCGAAGTTGATAATATCTATCGatttcttttctaaaaaaaaaaaaaatccttatgatttttttcttattagttACTACCGATCATTAACAGTTAGATTAGATGGCTACATGGATTTGGCAGGATTCAGTTGTTCTACATTTTGGGATTATTTTAGGCTGTATTtgcactaaaaaaaattaggaaagCATCCTAAGATTCAAGGAATAGAGTGACAGCATGCGTTTTAATCATTTGTGCAACTAAtgcttttaatatatatatatgatccataaatagaatttgatgTTTATCGTACGCTAGTTGTTAGTTGTGatgttattatatattaaagcGAATCAAACTTTCACTCGAGCGATTGGCCGGATATGATATTTCCCGATGATGTTTTGGGTCCTACCCTCACCTAATGTCCTAAGCAATCTCATTACcattagaaaatcaaaagtCAAGCACTcataaaatcactttttacACACTTTAAGATCTGATTTTATCCTCATCACATGTCTATCTTTGATTTTTCGTCACTTTGTCATTAGTTATCACAACTGCCGGGTCACAACTCACAGGAAAGAGTGATTGTAAAAACTATACAACATGTATACATAGTAATGTGATTTGGGTATGGTTAAACTTTTGTCAATCTTCATGAGATTTTGAGACACATGACAGTTATGGCTTATAGTgattaagaattaaaatttattcttcttaTTCTCTCTCCTTATCTTTAGATATTATCTCTTAAATAACTAATCCtttctttcttattattttttttttaaactaatcctttctttcttcttaccATTTTTGGTTTTCACATCTATCATTGATTAATATTCCTTCATATAACATTCTAATGAATATAAATTAGTGTTTAAAGATAGAACTGCGAAACATGATTTATTAATTGCTTACGTGAACTCAATTGTAGTATCAAgttaattacataaattaagCAGCTGCCGTCAAAGGTATTAACATAACAATAATCTTTGATCTTGGAAGCAAGCTTGATaatgtaattcaaattatatatatgaacattaaatattataacaaagtctcacaaattattattgataataataataataataaaagtcgtatagcttatatatatatttccacTAGAACAAACATAATTAcagtaaattttcaatctcttTCGGGACCTCCTCAATCTACACCCGAGGTTCTGAATTTGATAAGGCCATTTTCGCTAAACCATGCGCCACTAAGTTACAAGACCTAGGAGTATAAACCACCCtatattgattattttgttctATCAAACTTCTAATATGACAAATTATTCAATCCAGCTCTCCTCTACTAAAGTTATCCTTGAGAATAAAGCTGGCAACATTTTTGGAATCAGactctataaatagaggagaAAGAACAACATTTACAGCCAACTTTATTCCTTCTAAAATCGCTGAAGTTTCAGCAATTTCCACATCTGCTAAGCAAGGTTTCTTTGATATTGCAACAGCCATTACAACtccttggtaattttttataatgctTCCCAGGCCAACGAAACCGCCTTCCTTGTCACAGCTGGATCAATATTAAGCTTATACAAAGGAGGATCTGGAGGGTGCCAAGTATCAGGCTGAGGAGGAACAATTTGGGAAGCGATTGTTTGAATAGGTAGCCCAGCCTTGATAGATTCCAGCAAAATTACAGCCTGATTGAAAACTTGATGGCAATCCTCTATGGAGTTCCTATATAAAGCCTTATTTCATGATTTCCAAATTGACCATGTGTGTATTTCATgtgtacatttatttttttccctgtaTACGCAcggataaatttaaaatatacataatattctccttgttaaatatatagatGATGGATCTaagaaaacaacaaagaaaaaaaaaatattcttcatttcgtctttgcattttttttttctgttgttttctcctttttttccctttatatACCCAGATAAATTAAAGACACGCATAATTGATTCTCCCCACTAAATACATAGTTGATGGATCTCCGAGAACaacaaagaataataataataataataataataataataataataataataataataataatgcaaacTTTTTGCTTGTACTTGTAtaaatatacacacacatacgcACACATACACATAtgaaaatgcttaacatgcatatACACTATATATACGTAGAAATTTTACTTCTCATGCCCAAACCagctatttattaattatagtcCCATATATTTTGATCAACATGTAGCTTTTGAATTTGGATGATGACATTGACAGTCGGCACCGGCGGCGGATGAGACCACCTTAGTGGAACGAGACTTGTTGGACACCGAGAAGAAGAAACATGCACTTCGGATTTTCTTGTGATCATCAGCGTGAGCAACAATATCGTCAGTTGTCTCAGCagctttttgtttcttcattttttcccTGTACATGCCTCGCTTCACATAAGCCTCTGCCAGACTGGGTCCAAGACCAACTCCAGCCATTTGCTAGTTACTAATTGAAGATTATGGAGTTAATTAGAAGGATATGTATAATATGAGAGCTCCTACATTGAATTTATAGGTCGAGACCCAGGAATATTGTAGCTAGCACATGGTTTAATTATATGGTGGGGCATTTACATTGGGCCAGAATTATGTTCCTCTTTGGTTGTTTGGTGGCTAAGTAAAGTAGGCTCGTTTATTCTTCCTGATCTTGAACTTTCTACGGTGGCGGCGTATGTGTCTGGAACTTTACTATGTACGAAAAGACGTGGCATTTTTTAAGTTGGTTTCATATTTCCACTTTATTCACCACTTCCGTTGACATTTGCTTTTCTGTGCTAGCTTAATTGCAATCGCCTTGCCCGCGATAGCTAGCCAGCTACTTCTCTGTAACGAATTAGGATTTTCAATatataagataaattaaaagttatagtaCCAATTGCAATGCTTAGTAACTAAAACTAATACAAATGTAGAGAACTGATGACATGAGAGAGTGACACCGCATGTATTCAGTTTTTTATTGGAGGAACCAGGTCCTTTCAGTATGAGCTGAACATGATGTGTGATGTTGCTATCCATAAAAGGAGAAATGTCGTTCGCTTGATCAAACCCTACAAACATATAAATgatgatataaaattttaaccatgAAAAATCATAAAGTTAACCTCATCTACCTTTGGATTGCCCCTTTAAATAGCAATAACACTtccaacctttttttttgttccccCTCCCCATCTCTCTACGGTGGAAAAGTCtagttcttttctttcatttttgttctaaAGTTTCACGCGTTGTGTAAATGTAGCCCTTTACActcatttattgatttttgatGCCGTGATGGGTTGTGgattctttttgttattttagcgCTGCATAATTAAGGTTTATTCTACAACACATCCAATGTCTCTATGGCATGCACCAAATCTGGAAAATTTCAAGTCTTGTGAGACTGATTTATGCAAAAATTCTCTTACTACATCAATTGCAATTACCAAATTTAGTAGTGGAGAATTATTCAAAAGATCTAATCATCTAATATAGTGTAGCTCTTAAGTTATTATGTACACATCCTCTCTTGATGAAGATATATTACCAGGTATCTTTAATGTTATCTCTTTGGCGGACCTTGCAGGGCAGAACTATCATTTACTTTAAATCTCAATACTCAATATTAAGTTGCATGTAACTTTACAAACTTTATAAACAAAGAGAGATGGAGAGCAGTacgtaattaattatttttatcacttgTACAAACGCTGCGGAATCATGATAATTGTAAGACAAAGCTCACTTACATACGCAGAACCCATcttaattattctttaatatttcatttctttaattgTAAGATAAAGCTCACTTACATACGCAGAACCCATcttaattattctttaatatttcatttctttgatTCTTTCCCAGAATGGTCCACAGGTGAAGCTTGGCTTGATTCTTCAGAATGTATCTTCTTAGCCATCCACGAGACAGAGCCACTCGATTTTTTCTCTTCTGAACGATCATCAGTCCCTTCAATCTTGGCTCCATCTTCttgcattttcttcattttctccttATGAGCCTTCATTGACACATATGCCTCTGCAAGAGAGGATCCAGCAGGAGTTGCCATGGACTGCAGCAAAAGTTTTGTGATATATATCTAAATGATTTGTATTACAACTTTGATTGCTCTGTGTAAATGATGATGAGCTTAATTTATAGAGGTTTTGGAACTTGGGTGTCAAGCAATTCGTCACCTTCTTTAGTATTTAAACTCATCATTAAGTGATTTTGATTAaacaatttcaagtttttctCCAGCATTCAGACTTGGACAAAATTAAAGTAGGGACATTCTGAATGGTCCATTTTGGTTGGAATATCTTATTACCTTGGTGAGCAaggtatattaattaattggttattatattatatatttacttgaTGCGACTGGCACAGAGTTATTTGGACCCAAAAAAGATTTGATGAGTATAAGGTGAAAAATTACTCTATTTATTCAGTGGTGGAGTACAGCTAAAAAATCGACAGGgtcaattctttattttaaaatattgattaattttaatggtgTTCTCATCTTTATTGTAGAGAGATGGTTGAAAAATTGGGATATTGGTTGCATAGCTTCAAATTTTAGAGATTTATTATTTAGCGTGGACTTTAGCAgaactttaaattattttattatccaATGTATGAAATTTGTATATCAACCGTGTAAGGGCTGATATAAACTTTTTTACACTtacttttcatattttatttagaaatttcaaaattttttaaaattccgtAGGTGTCATGACACCGTGTAGCCTTGTATAGCCcctgtatttatttattgtttgacTATAAGACCAAGAAAGGATATTCGCTGAGAAATTGAGATGGATCGGTC contains:
- the LOC102623533 gene encoding uncharacterized protein LOC102623533; translated protein: MSRVARWKVEKTKVKVVFRLQFHATHIQQTGWDKLFISFIPADSGKAIGKTTKANVRNGTCKWADPIYETTRLLQDIKTKQYDEKLYKFVVAMGSSRSSILGEATINLADYADASKPSTVSLPLHGGDSGTILHVTVQLLTSKTGFREFEQQRELRERGLQSGNDQISPDQSCGGINNQLDKVNARVRFKDKSKELPSLEEEAGLNEDYTESAVGFDSSSNTSESLYAEKHDASSTHEIDSLKSIVSGDLAGHNQSLQQEKGDPSDQRFSAQGTNDWVPGWGLDYSADNDLAIAHEENNRLRGCLEMAESSIHELKLEVSSLQSHADEIGMEAQNFAQKLAAEIASGEQLAEEVSALKSECSHLKSDLERLIKLRSCHPFTSWEAVKQGTEITMSTPNLVTCDRSKVNEIGEISLNKYEQYLSGTGLETELYQPDLDMLQCVGIPALASHEHSSVNPADSVGGKIFELLRELDESKAERESLAKKMDQMECYYEALIQELEENQRHMLGELQNLRNEHSSCLYTVSSAKAEIEAMRLDVDEQVLRFSEERRVLESLNKELERRAVSAEAALKRARLNYSIAVNQLQKDLELLSSQVLSMYQTNENLIKQAFVDSPQPSCQEYQDMVQNRKLNPEESHANRHLECQDQYIGVKKQHLGGDILIEDLKRSLYLQEGLYRKVEEEACELLSVNIYLDVFSKTLQKTLLEASGEIRLMKEKMDELSHQLELSTESNELLMQRLQTAMNDIHFLNEYKASCIAKCNDMALQNQILESNLQDVTCENRHLTQKLSEWESLMMDFKSFQSKYEAIAAEKTELANLLEKESLENGNLRRETSLLQKELETVKTDFDELASVNKNLQRTINNLQNKMHDMLSSYGESFSELCLHNKSADQNLESKDLTSVIMRLEVLQRNACQKIRQLMQEKKALIDEKDRAQMSFSKSESDIVLVKQKFEHDLRNMIDKQSVSNALLQKLQLRFEAVADKLKVSSEVEENNAQRHTDLFSDLDYLEVELQQLSSKNRDLAQEILALQVVTEEFDRSKQTISELIEENRALMVALQDKSEESVKLALEVDSFKQSFQSLHDELLVERSLRDDLKSAVSDITSQLSAKHSQLLDFDQQKSELIQKTAVLTKENQDLMVSLQNKSEEAAKLAVELDSVRNSLQSVHDELHGERSLSDELKSRAIDISSQLNEKQQQLIDFDQQNSEMIQKIAELTSENQALMVSLQEYAEESSRLASEGNTSKETLQSLRDELQSERSLRDELKNVVTDLTSQLNEKHCQLLDLDQQKSELVQLKLLVLDLESEKLRASEESSSVTSLQSELSEMHELLLAADVRLIFTRTQYEAWVEELVQQVYSTDRLLTELHTKNVDVETVLNSCLAREAQCNEENARLLTSLDTLRSELDSAIAENRVLFHENNSLIAQSEEYKSRAETMADNYGEHKSQLALEVERMKQLLVGSEEEIDDLMMSREELEIKVVVLKAKLAEQHAQVISSEGYIDEQKMLQNQCNELRRKLSEQILKTEEFRNLSIHLKELKDKADAECLKLHEKRESEGLPTGMQESLRIAFIKEQCETKVQELKHHLSISKKHSEEMLWKLQDAIDEIENRKKSEAAHLKKNEELGVKILELEAELQSLISDKREKTKAYDLAKAELECSLMSLECCKEEKEKLEVSLHECNEEKSRLYSDLSLMKKLLYSSTFPCRKEGNDGLHKESCISNELTGRNVQKTTNADTKSHGRMSADDTGNGPTGDVDEYLEHENMTNGIDAQNVCLGLSDEGSYSCTLMKEHPEQDVLQSSCLNGSSSLALVNQENTKSNDTKDLAIINDQFRVQSLKSSMDLLNEELERMKNENSLSRGDHNFDPKFSSLQRELMELDKVNEELGNIYPLFNERPGSGNAIERVLALEIELAEALQAKKKSSMHFQSSFLKQHNDEEAIFQSFRDINELIKDMLEIKGRYATVETELRDMHDRYSQLSLQFAEVEGERQKLMMTLKNVRASKRGIPLFLSSSASLGDSKSPVTNSQ